Sequence from the Balaenoptera acutorostrata chromosome 4, mBalAcu1.1, whole genome shotgun sequence genome:
GGGCTGTCCCAGTGGAGAATTATTCCCACAAAGTGGCAGGTGTGTAATAATCGCGTCTATAGAGGTTGGCAGGGGTGCAGACACAGGGAAGGTGGTTTTTGGAGGAGCGCTGGTGAGGTTTTAGAGGAGGGGCTTTCTTGAGAGAAGCCCAGGGATGTGAATTGGGAACACCGCAGGGTTTTTGCCACAGTGGGTCAGGTCTCCCTGTTGGTAAGAAGGCTCTGCAAGAACCTCTTCTACAGGAGAACCAGGCAGGTCAGGAAAAGGTGGGGGCACCTTTCTCTCGGGGACCGGAGAGAGGGGGAGCAGGGGATGGCTCTGTGGACCCAGGGGTGGAGGCAGAACAATGAAATCCCGGATCCTCTGGGGTCCCGCCGTTCCCCAGCCCTGGCTCCAGCCTGCCTCTCTTAACACTCGTTGGGTGCCTTCATTTGCATCAGGACTGCATGGCTCCTCTtcttgcagcagcagcagcagatgcAGGCAGCCAGGGAGCAGGCCAGGGCAATGATGCCAATCACAATGGCAGCAATGGCCAGCCCGCTCTGGGTAGTGGTTTTGCTCCGTGTCTTATTGTTATCGGTGGTCCCGATGGTGGTCAGACTGGTGTAGTCCTGCATAGTGCTGGTGAATTCAGTGGTGGAGGAGATGCAGGTGGTGTCAGAGTAGCTGGGTGTATTTGGTTGGGTGGGCACCACTGGACCCTGGACACTGGAGACAACAACATTGACGTCGATGATGATGAGGGACTGGCCTCGGACACTGGCTGGGCTGAAACACACCGGGAGCGTGTCTGTCCCCAGCCTGGCCTTGTTGAGTAGGAGCCAATTGTGGAGCGGAAGGATGTCTGAGTCACACCTCCAGGGGTTGTCATAGAGCCGCAGCTCACACAGCTTCCCCAGGTGATCGAAGATGCCCAAGGGCAGGTTCTCCAGCTGGTTGTTCTGCAGCTGGATGGTCATGAGGGCATTGGCATTGGCGAAGATATTGCCTGGCAGCTGTCTGAGGCGGTTGTTCTGCAGGGAGATGTTCTGCAGATTGGCCAACATGCGGAAGACACTCCCGTCCAGCTCCTGCAGCACATTGGTGTGGAGGGACAGCTCTCGCATCTCCACCAGCCCATTGAAGGCATCCGGAGAGATGTAGCTGATCTGGTTGTGGCTGAGGCCCAGGACCTGCAACTGGCGGAGGCTGCTGAAGACATTGTCCGGGAGGGAGGTGATGTGGTTGTCATAGAGCCAAAGCTCACGCAGGTTGTGCATGGGTCCAAAGATGCCCGGAGAGAGCTCCTTCAGGGAATTCCCGAACAGCGTGAGCCGGTTGAGCTGGGGCAGCTGCATGAAGATGCCGGAGGGCAGCTGGGAGATGTGGTTGTTGGACAGATAGAGCTTCTGGAGGTTACGGTTGTTGTGGAAGAGGCCAGGAGACAGCATACTAATCTGGTTCTGCTGCAGGGCCAGCTCCTGGAGGTTGCCAAGCCCGTCAAAACAGCCCATGGGGAGGTCTGAAATCCTGTTCTCGTACAGCCGGAGGACCTGGAGGTTGTTCAGGTGCTGGAAGACCCTGGGTGAGAGGTGGGTGAGGCTATTCTTGCCCAGATTGAGCTTGATGAGGCCCACCAGGTGGTCGAAGACTCCGTCAGGGATAAATTCCAGGTGGTTGCCATGCAGCTGCAGTTCCTTGAGGTTGCTGAAGTGGGTGAAGTGAGTCGGCTGGATCTGCACCAGCTGGTTGCTGGACAAGAGGAGCGACTCTAGGTTGTCCAGGCCCTGGAAGAGGCTGACGGGCAGAACCTGAAGCTTGTTGTTGGCGAGGCTGAGGTAGCGCAGCGAGCCCAGATTACGGAAGGCACTGGGCGCGATGTGGGACAGCTCATTCTTCTCAATCCGCAGGGCGATCAGGGCCGAGATGTTGAGGAACGGGGATTCGTTGAGCTCGGTGATGTGCGTGTTGAGGATCTGCAGGCTCATGGCGTTCCAGGGCAGCGGGGTGGGTACCACCATGATGCGCGCCCCCGTGCACTCCACCTGGGAGGCCCTGGAGCAGGTGCACTCTCTAGGGCAGCCATGGTAGGCCCAGCCCACAGCCCAGGCTTGGCAGCCCACCAGCAAAAGGAGATAATGTCTCAGCGGCATGGCCTCTGCAAGGAGAGAAAGGGCACGAGTCAGGACCGCCTCACTGATGCTTCAGCTGTTTTTAAGCCAACGTCAACCTTGGGTGCCAAACACTGGCTTGCCTTTGAACCCCATCACCACATACCCATCTCATGCTACCTGTGGTCTGGTCTGCAGCCTCTTCGTTTTCCCCCAGGCCTTCCTATTTCCATGCCTTTGCCCAAGCAATTCGCCCCACTTGGAGGGCTCTTCATCCTCATCCAAATCTTCCCCACACTTCTAAGTCTAGCTCACAGCCAGTCACCCCTAGGAAGCTTTCCAGGATTCCATGAGTCAGCTTTAGTTACCCTCCCGTGCAGGTGATTTTCCCAACTTCCATTATGGCCTAAGCCACAGCAGCCACACATGGCATTCACTGTGTCCCCGTCTGTCTCCTTCACTAGTCAACAGGCTTTGCAAGGGCAGGGATGTTCGTGTCCCGTCCCTGTGAGTTCTTTAAGTCAGGAGCAGTATCTTATCCATCTCTGTGTCTCTCAGAGCACCTGGACTTGCTAGTTGAACGTGGCTTCCTCAGGAGGAAAAGATAGGAAATGAGAGCAAATAAACAGGGCCTGAACCTAGGGGAAGATGCGGAGGCCACAGACATGAACGCCTGTGGGGAGGAGCAGCAGAAGCCAGCAGAGCAGGGCCACACTGCGACCTGGTGGAAAAGACGGCAGGGAAGCTcagccttccctctccctgggcccCGCCGCACACCGACCAGCACTGCCCCATCGCCACCACCACCAACCTGCCCCTGTGTTAACCCTTTCACAGGGGCTTCATCTAGGTTTAATCCAAACCACCTTCCCAATAAAAGGAAACTATCCACACCACTTCCTGTCTCTCTGGAAGGGGCTGCTGTGGGTCGGCCGAACGTCTGGGGTCTGCCTTCTGGGTACCAGTCCCAGTTTCCAAAAGAAACATTGGGTGGCCTTGAGTAAGTCCCAGAAAACTTAGGATTTACTTTGAGCTGAAAGTTGGTAGGCCCAGACGCTCTCGCAGACATGGTGCTGATCTGGGAATGGAGTCAAAGTCATGGAAGGTTTGGTGTTTGAGATCAGGTCCATACAAATAGAAAGTGGAGATGGGGGGCATGGGGACTGGGCCCTACGTGAATATTTAAGGACCACAAATCAGCTGTTTGACTCGAATGAAGCTTGAGGCCTCCaggctcagcttcctcatctgttaagtgaGAGTGATAACATCTGCCCCCTCCTGAGGCCGTTGTGAGGAGCAAATTGAAGAAAGGCTGTGAGGGTGTTCTGTGCAAACGTGTGAGCAAGTGCCAAGCTCCCCTACGACATGGCCCTTGTAGACTCTTGGAGGCAGGAAGGCCTCAAGGTGCTTTTAATCTTGGCATTCTTAGTCAAGGGACTATGGATTTCTGTGTATGTGTAGAACATCTGTAACTTCCATCTGAGATTCAAAGGGGTCTCTAACTCCCAAAGGGTTAAGAACTGCTGTTCATGTATGCCCATCATTTTGGGGGAATGCAGGAAGCAgggaagctgaagctcagagctTAAAGCCAGCATCTCCAGATTCCTGGATAAGAACTGTGAGTGTTACTGCAGTGTCTGTCCTTTTAATGAGCAGAAGTCCTGAGTCAGAAGAAGGAATTTCAAATGATGGCCTATAAGGCATAAACTGGCTGGGTGGAGAAGGTATTTCTCTGGCCTTTCTTTGTTCCCCTGAACTCATGGAGTCCTGAGTCTGGCCCATAACTCAGAATAAtccaggcttcccaacctggccTCAATTCAAtgcacccctcccctgcccccaacaaGCTTACTCTGAGGACAGAACCCAAGTTCaacccccacccacccaggcctTGATTGTTGCCCTAGTTACAGCCCATCCAAGCCCTGACCTGCTGTACCTTCCATCAAAGACTCAAATAAGTATGTAGAACTgtggagaaatgaaagaaaaataacaacttGACAATGGGGTCTAGATTCAAAGGAAGGGGGCCAGATTAAGCTATGGACGCATCTGAAAGAATGAACTTGTATAGATAAATGTTGGATCCAAAACTTGAGAGCAGAAAATGAACAGCTTAGAAAGGAGGCACTGAAAAAGTGACTTAACAACCACCCTTAGATATTAGGGCTTTTTATTGATGGTAGCAGAGAAAGAAGACTGCTCACAAAAGCTAATGTGATCTTAGACTGCATTAATAGAAGTATTAAGTATGGAACAAAGGAGGTGATAGTATTGCTCTACACTGCCCTCATCAGTCCACATCTATAATGCTGTTCTCAGTTTCACCCTGAACTGCAAGAAGGCCAAAGACAAACTGGTCTATTGAAGGCCTTCTAGAGAAGAGTAAGAGGATGGTGAGGGGATGCAGAAACCAGACCATCTGAGCATCCATTGAAGGAACTGTGGATGAATAGCGGAACGAAGAGAAGATGTGATAAGCCTGCAAGCACTTTCTTAGTGTACGTGAAGGGCTGCCCTGGGATAAAGAAAACAGCCTTAGTGTGGCTCTCGAGGTCGAAACTAGTACACAGAAGCTATGGGGTCGTGCATTTTAGTTCATCACCAAAGACAGCTTGTCTGAGTCAGAATGGACAACCTCATAAGGCAGTAAGCTCCCCATCCCTGAAAGTGTTCAAGCAGAAACTAAGCAGAAACATGGTAAGGAAGCTGGAGAGAAGATTCTACACCTGGTAGAGTATTGGACTAGATGACAGCTGTCCATCACCAAGACTATAGGATTCTAAGGCTGAGTCCCAGGGCAAGGATATGAGATCCATCAACCAGGACAATTGTGCCTGTGCTCCCAGGGGGTCCACGCAGACAGTTGTGGGTGTTTGCCCATCCCCTTGATATATGTGTGAGAGAGATCTACCCCCTGGACTGACTTACAAAAGGTGAAGCATCACTCCTGGTGATGAGCCATCTAGCACTTAATTTCTACGTATACTCCTCTGCCCAGGATGCTTCAAAACGGTGTTGTAGCCCAAGTATTAGGTACTAAATTAAAGTGCCCATAACCTGAAAAGCCCAGGGCAGTCTCTGTctagtttccccatctataaatgAGGGTGTGGGCCAAGGAACCCTCTGAAGACCCATCTCAGACCTCTCTGAGTTCGCACTCCCCAGCTGGGGAGGCGGCATCAAGCCAGCCCCAGGAAGGGCCCACGGCCAGGGGTGGTGCCTCATGGcttgggaagaggaggaaaaagataaCTCCCTTATGGGAACAGAGCCACTGTTGTTTAAAACGAACCACACTCAGCTTAACGAATATTGCAAGAATTTgcagattttcccttttatgaatCCTCGTGTCTGCAGAGCCCACTCCAGCACCACATGCACTGCTTTCCTACTTTCCAGCACTTGTTACCGCCACGGCTGGCACTGACTGCTGCAAAGGACCTCCAGGGAGCCTACCCCAATCCCAGCTGCAGAGCCCTCAGGGGAGGGCGGGGCCGCAGAAGCAGGGTGGACAACCAGCCGGGCGCTTGGATTTCCAGCAAGTGTGGCCGGCGTCCGCGGCAGCCTGAGGCCCTCAGGAGCCCAGCACGCAGTGGACTAATAATCCACGCTGCCCTGTGCCGCTTGGCAGCCATGACAAACACCAGTTAAAGACCCACAAAGCTGCCCTAATTacaccctcctcctccaggcagccaaACGCGTCCTTAGTCACTGCAGCGACTTGGTCCAGCCCCTGTCCTGGGCGGGGGGGCAGCGTCGCGTCTGTCGCTGGCCCAGGGAATTCACTGAGCCCGCAGACACACGGAAGGACAGACAGACAGCTCACCTGGGCACTCTGACGTGGTCCCTCCCCAGGAGTGGAAGCGCTTGGACCAGGCGCTCTGGCTCTGGTCTCTCTAGCAAAAACAGCCTCTATGACTCATGGGCAAACACATAATTAGCCCCGAAGCCCTGAGCTTTGTTGGTTGGTGGGTTGGGACTTTTGGGTTTAATACCATCATCACATTCCCGAAACACGAGGTTCCCTGGGAGGAGACGCCTTCTTATTTCAATGCCATGGAGCAAAGCTTTTGGAAAGAACCTCGGAGACGGATGCGCTACTCTGTCTTAACTCTAAGTTGGAGCGGAGTTTAGGTAAATTCTGCAGACCTCAGTTTGCCCTACTGTGAAGACTCCCAGGGGCCCTTGGCAGCTCTGATCTCTtaccagagacagagaggagattTGGCCTGAAGCCCCGCCATTCCCACCATCCCCTATAGGTCACGTGGAACCACCAGCAGTGCCACCTTCACGTGGAGGCTTGAGGACATCGTATCCATCTTTTCAGGCCCTTGCTTGCTTTGAACCTTGCTTCAAAAGTTTTCCAGGCAGGGCAACCCCACTTGTTAACTTGCGCATCTTCACATGGCCAAGAGCCATTTCATGGATCACGGAGCTGAGAGGGGGGCCTTAGGGAGGCCCCCTCCCAGCGcacctggggaaactgaggcccagacaggaAATCTCCCTCCCTGACCCGTGCCCTCCCCGCACAGAGGTCTCCCAAAACATGGCCTCATCAGCGTTGAGACGTTGCCCCGTCCACCGAGGGAGATGCCAGGCACGGGGCTGTGTTGTCTCCTCTGTACACAGCCGGCGTCAGCCTCAATCAAGCCGCTCCTCTCTGCGCGGTCCAGCGGGTCTGAAGCCACTGTCTGAATGAGAGGCTCACTGTATCCTGACCTCCCCGTCTCGCTTGAAGGGGGTAACCACTGTGTTCCCCAGATCAGTACATAAATGTCGCCTGGAAGTGCCTGGGAAACTCGCTTAATAGAACCGAACTCACAGCACTGCAGTGATGAGGATTATAcgagttaatgcatgtaaagcacttaggctTGTTCTTGGCCCAAAATGAGCACCCGATAAATGTTACTTACAATTATTGTTCATCTTGTTGAgtaaaatcagaatctctggaggctCCACCCACAGAGCTCCTGATCCCTAGGTCTGGGGGGTAGGGGGAACGGCCCAGGACCCTGCACATTTAACAAACTCCCCAAGTGACTCTGATGCAGGGTCCCACAGCCCACAGTCGGAAGCACCACTTGAGGCCTAGACCAGCTGGGACCCCATGCTCCTGACCTATGTCATTTACTGCCAAGACAGAGAGACTGAACCCTGGATTGGGGAGGCTGAAGGTCGGGCCATAGACAGGGTCCAGCCCCCTCTGTCGATATGTCCTTCAGTGGCCCTTTCTCCGTCCCTGTCAGAAATCTGGGGTCTGTGCTAAGTTGAACCCAGCAGTAGAGGCTGCTCCCAGAAGCAGAACTTAGAGCCCAGGGCATCAGAGATGCCAAGGCCTTTTGAGCCCATCTGGTCAAACCATCTGGTCATTTTGTAGATGGGAAAACTAAGGggcccagagggaggaggggccttGCCTGGGCTCACACAGTCAGTGGAAGATTCCAGACACCCAGATCAGGGCTCTACCTAACCATAGAGCTTGGTTACCCCCCTGAACCTTACCATGAGGCTTTAGGACCTCGTCAACCACGTGTCCAGCTGTGCCTGGATGCGGGGAAGAGGTGGCTTCTCTCCCTCCATTCTAAAATGATCTCAGGCTCATCTACAATCCACCCTCCAGCTGCCCAGCATGATTAGCCAAGGTCAAGTGCCTCTCCCAACTCCCAGGCTGCATGGTTTGAGGGATGTTCTTCCTCAAGGCTGCTCTGATGCTCGTGTTTGCTCAGTTTCACCTGAGTGGCTTGGAGGAGTGGATGGAAGAACAGAAGAGGTTGTTCAACCGGAAGGGGGTGATCCCATTGTCTCAACACACAGCCCGGCTCAGGGCTCCACCCCAGACACATCCTGGAGCCCCAAGGGAAGAGCAGCCACACGCTTATCCGCCACCTGGCTCAGTCACTGACCCCATCTCTCACGGCCCATCAAGGTCAAAGTTCAGTCCATTTgtttagaaaaggaaatgagtACGAGGAAACAAGTCCTTTCCAGCCCTGGGGTTAGGGGAGGTAGGGCTTCTGGTAGAGGCCAGAGCAGGGCTGTAATTAGCTTGCcagaagtggcaggacatactgaCAAACTTGCCAACCGAGCAGGGAGACGCTTCCACTTggggcttttattttaaaagccatgGGCTACAGCCCCCTTCTCAGGGTAACACCTGGGGGGCCCAACTGAGATAAAATGGACCAGCCCCTCATCAAAGCATCTTGACAGAAGTTTGTAAATCCTGTGTCCCCAAAGCCCAGGGAGGCAGTGAAACCAGAAGCTGCAGTCAGTCTTTCGCGGTCAGGATTTAGGGAGGAAAACTGCCACGTGTAGTCACAGCCCCGGGAGTGTTTGCTGGCAGGACCGAGCTAGAACAGCTTCTCTCCCAGCTCTCCTTATTTCTCCACATCTGGATCTACTTCCACTGGCAGCCCCGCCCCCCCTCCATTTACTGAGCAAACCCAGGTAGTgtccccagccctgggagagcctTCCGTGCCCTGACTTTCTGCAGGGTCTGTTCAGAAGCCTTCCCCGCACCCCGACCTCTCTCACATTCTTGTCTCATCCCTGCAGAGCCCGCCCAGCTGACTCAAGACCACAGGCAAATAGGACTGTCTGGCCCTGAATGTACCCCAGATGTTCAATCGATTCAAAGTATAAGAAGTGACAGCCATTACAGAATTTCTAAATTACAGAGCCAGTGGCACCAACACTGGTTGATATGGTGATATAATCCTAAAGGAGAAGCCAGAGCGAGACAGACAGGCATCTAGCACCTTCAGTCTGAATGATGTGTCATCCAAGAGAGAGTCGCAGCCTGCCCTGAGGTCACACATTTGGCCCTGGAGGTAGACTGGCTCTCTCACACTTGGCACGGTGGGAAGCTCTAGAAAAGTTCTGGTTTTCCACAGGTGGTTCCTTGGCCCCGCTCCTGCCTCTACATTTGAGCAGAGAATCTGGTAAAGGTACAACAGTCACAATTTTAAATGCAAACCAGCCTCATCACAAATCCATCTCTAGCCCTGACTCTCCCTACCCAAAGCCATTAGTGGCCAAGGCAAGAGGGGAAAGCTGCCAGAATGAAGTCGCCTAAGCCACACACAAACTTAGAATCTGGAAAACCCTGAGTCCACAGCTGAATTCCAAATTGGAAATCCAAACCAGGCGCCAGCACATCTGCTGAAGCCACTTTTGTAGCAACTACAAGTCAGTCTATGAAAAGAGGACAGCTCTGTCACCTGGGATACCCCCATTGGTCCTCAACAGACCCAGATACAGGACAGGCTGCTGTTGGCCACCATATTAAGTGCTGGGGAAGAGGACTTGGGTTCAAATAACCTGGATCTTAAAAAGAGAAACTCTTCTCCCAGTGGAGCTAGTATCCCGAAAGAGGTAAACTTGGTGGGTAACTGGTGTGATATTCAGTCAACTTTCAAAGTCAACTTTTTGCCAGTCTAAAACATCTTCTCAGCGTCCCAGGTCGACATCCAGGACGGGTCAGGACAAAAAGAGTAAGAGGCTGGTCAGGGATCTGCAGAGAGGGGCTGTGGCCCCAGGCACCTGGGCAGCGTGAGCTCGGCCACGTGCCCCTCCAGCGCAGGCTCCACCGGCCGCGTTCTGAGAGCATCCCCAGGCACCGCGCCAGCCCTGCCCCTTCTGGACGCTCTTCCCGGGGGAGCGGGGTCAgcagaaaaggagagggaggcTAGCCGGGTCCTTCCAggccggtgggagggagggaggaggcaggaggcCAGCCCTCCTACTTACCAGCAGCACAGCGCCCGCCCGGCCGCCGTCAACCAGAGGGAGCCAGAGAGGAGGACGTGGGACGGCTCACGGCTGCTGCATGAGTGCGGCTCGCCGGGCCCTCCCCGTATTTAAAGGATGCCCGGCGTGAGTCACCGCCAGGGGCAGTGTCGGCGcggtggtggggaggggcacGCGCGCCACTGCAGCGCCCCGACGTGCGAGGACAGAGGTGCGGCGTCACCCAAGGAGGCAAGCCTGTGCGCTCAGCGGAAGGGGTTTCCTTCTGCCAgttttttggactttttttttttttcttttttaagaacacATTTTCCTCTTGTCTCTTTTCCTCCAGTGTTTCTTTTGGACTCTCTCCGCTGCATTGGCCGCTGCGGTTGTAGAAAAGACATCcgttcttttccttttaaactttcAGTTCGGAAgcaatttcaaatttacagaacatttgcaggaacaatacaaggaacCCTCTTATTTGCTTAACCCGCTTCACCTGTTGTTAAGGTTTTGGAAAAATTCCGAGGAAAGATAAAGTTACCCCCAGTGTCCCTCCTAAAaacaatgtttcttttattttatttatttattttttaaaatttttggccgtgccacggggcatgtgggatcttagttccaccaccagggatcgaacctgtgccccctccaaaggaagcctggagtcttaaccactggactgccagggaagtccataaaaATGATGTTTCGATTGCCTTCTGACATCATGCTCTGTCCCCTCACTGCCCCCTCCCAGAAGTGGTGACACATGGCAGTGAAGGGATATATCAGAATGCGGAGCTCCCTATGCCCTGCACCTCTGCATTGGAGCTGTCGTCCTGCTGCCCCAGTAGGAAATAAGAAACCATTTCTACTCATGGTATCACCGAGAGGgcctgggaaggagagaaagaagtcatagttggaggggcagggaggctgtTAAACCCCAACTTCTCCAAGGTGGAGCCCTCAACAAGGTATGAGCCACACTGGATTAAGCCACCTGCCCTCCCCTGGCTCAGTTTACCCTCTCAGCCAAGTGGGGAGACTAATGTTTACACACAGTGCCTCATGGCATGCTGAAAGCCTTAATTAATGTTTGCACTGTGCTTTGAGAGCTGTgatgaaaggaaaacataaaagtgCATAGTGTTATTACTGAAATAGTCATTTGGGGAGCTTGCCATGGTCAAGCCCTTCAGCCTGAATCATGCCACATTCCTCCTCACCGTGGCCCCATGATTCAGAGGCAGAAACAAAAAGTGCCCTGTCCATTAAGTGATGCGGGCACAAAAGGGGCAGGGTACTTGGAGGGGGTCTCCACCAAGCTCCCAGCCCATCTCTTTAGCCACCAGCCTTCCTTCCAAATAATAGTCCACGTGGAAAACTCCCTCCCTCTtactcccctggagcctccataTCCCCACATTCGGGTCTTCAACTGCCTTTCCACAGAGCCTGAAAGAATAAGAATATTCCCTCTttaccttctttccttccttcccaatcCTGATATTCAGCTGCCCTGTGCTAGGCCTTATGCTGGGAGCTCCAGACAACACAGGGATTAATCAGATACGTTTCCTGCCCGTAAAGAGCTGACACTCAGcgggcaggaagaaagaaaggctgTTCGTGAAGCACCTACTGTGAGCCAGAAAGCGCACAGCACCTTATTACTTTACTTCATCTACACCGGCTTTCTCAGCCTCaccactattgacatttgggaccAGAGGATTCTTTGTCGTAGGGAGCTGTCCTATACATCATAGGGTACTtagagcatccctggcctctacccactagatgccagtagcatcccttccaagttgtgacaaccaaaaatgtctctacacagggccaaatgtcccctggggagtcaacacacgcccacacacacacacacacacacaactgagaaccactgattacCAAATAATCCTGCGAGTGGGAGTAATtgcccccactttacagatagaaAAACTGAGGCCCTGGGCAGTTAACTAATTTCCCCAAGATCACACACTAAGTGGCAGAACTAGGATTCAAATCCTAGACTGTGGATTGtatgctatttccaccacattgTGTGCTCGGACACACATAATACTGTAGCTAGAAGTGCGGTTGTGTTGGGATTGGTGGAGAGGAAGGATTAGGCGGGGACGAGGGGAGTGAAGTCACTGACAGAAGCTTCCTTGGGGTAAGGTTGATACCTGTGGGTGCGTTTGAAGGGATAGGGCTTGAGTTTCATGTAAAAGGTGGCTTGAAAAGATGAgcagggggaattccctggcggtccagtggttaggactcggcactttcactgccgtggcccaggttcaatccctggttggggaaataagatcctgcaagccaagtggcgcagccaaaataaagaaagaaataaattttttaaattaaaaaaaaaaaaaagatgaacaggaTCTGGAAATGAGGGGGCAGTTAAGGACAATCACGGAGTCAGAGCAAGAAGGCGAGAGAGCTCACAACCAAACACTGTGTGTGGCTAGAGCCCAGGGTGTGTGACAGACCCAGCAGGGAGGGCTGGGATGCGTCCCTGAGGAGTGGGATGTCCCTCTGCAGGCAGAAGGGAGCCACCGAAGGtcttggaggaggagagaggcacAGTCAGAGTCACGCTGCAGGACGTGCAGTACCACAGGGTTTCCAGGTTTCATGGAGGACCCTTGGGTGCTtgcagttttcaaagcacttctATCATTTTCTTTGGTCCTCATGAAAAGACACGGGTTTCAATACAGTAACCAGGCCGTGCAGGAAGGACCATTCCCCAGATTAAGAGTGTAAagatttattgtatagcacagggaactatattcaatatcttgtactcaccgataatggaaaagaattggaaaagaagagaatatagatatatacatatatatgtgtataaccgaatcactttgctatatacaattgaaagtaacacaatattgtaaatcaactatacttcaattaaaaaaatttaaaaataagagcgTCTGTCGGGATCCAGCTATAGGACCTCAGAGCTTCCGCTCACTGAGCCCCTCTCTTTCATGGAGAAGCATACTCTCTGCTACAGAGAAAGCAAAATGACCCCACTCAATCCCCAGAAGTGAAATCTATTATTGGTGAAGGTAAAAGCCTGATTCACTACCCGCAGGTCCTGTAAACCTCAGGGTTCACTTTCCAGCCCCTCTGGGAGAACCAGAAGGACCAGGTTGCCTCGGGGTTCAGAGAACTCAGCACTCCCACCCACGCATGTTTCTCTAGTTTGGTGAATAAGCACAGAATCCAGGGAACTGCAAGCCATACCAGCCACCCTGCTGGGGAGGAAGCCGCTCCGCCTCACCATCAAGAGGTGAAGTTATGACCCACTTGGTCTACTTCCAGGATGGGGCTGTCAGTACTGCACAATGAGGTCCTCTGGTAGATTGGCAGAATAAAAAGGATGGAGACACCCAGGCTTGGCAAGGATGCTGGTGGTCTCACACACTGTTAacgggaatataaattggtggaGCAGTAGATATCAAAACTCAAAACATGTAAACCAGCGTCA
This genomic interval carries:
- the LRRC15 gene encoding leucine-rich repeat-containing protein 15; translation: MPLRHYLLLLVGCQAWAVGWAYHGCPRECTCSRASQVECTGARIMVVPTPLPWNAMSLQILNTHITELNESPFLNISALIALRIEKNELSHIAPSAFRNLGSLRYLSLANNKLQVLPVSLFQGLDNLESLLLSSNQLVQIQPTHFTHFSNLKELQLHGNHLEFIPDGVFDHLVGLIKLNLGKNSLTHLSPRVFQHLNNLQVLRLYENRISDLPMGCFDGLGNLQELALQQNQISMLSPGLFHNNRNLQKLYLSNNHISQLPSGIFMQLPQLNRLTLFGNSLKELSPGIFGPMHNLRELWLYDNHITSLPDNVFSSLRQLQVLGLSHNQISYISPDAFNGLVEMRELSLHTNVLQELDGSVFRMLANLQNISLQNNRLRQLPGNIFANANALMTIQLQNNQLENLPLGIFDHLGKLCELRLYDNPWRCDSDILPLHNWLLLNKARLGTDTLPVCFSPASVRGQSLIIIDVNVVVSSVQGPVVPTQPNTPSYSDTTCISSTTEFTSTMQDYTSLTTIGTTDNNKTRSKTTTQSGLAIAAIVIGIIALACSLAACICCCCCKKRSHAVLMQMKAPNEC